In Elaeis guineensis isolate ETL-2024a chromosome 1, EG11, whole genome shotgun sequence, a genomic segment contains:
- the LOC105038510 gene encoding uncharacterized protein At4g06598: MANTKGAANFRNSASSGKQSFLPPKSPFPTMPVSYSDYGTIGSKGIPKPREGHRHHQRTSSESFLEEQPSWLDELLNEPETPVKRGAHRRSTSDSFAYLDGANIYANMENLSQEEGRQRGITSQTLWGAQDFDRQHAPYYAEANSFGKPQNRGWETMNMVNYPSGALLAKDKTVHPGSTCVPRDADAATSNVTEKKEQEQSPQDSKGISERKKEGSHAKQFDVDPKRVKQQFAQRSRVRKLQYIAELERNVQALQAEGMEVSAELEFLDQQNLILNLENKALKQRLDSLAQEHLIKRFQQEMLEREIARLRSLYQQQQQQLQQPPAPTHGRSSSRDLESRFANLSLKHEDPNSGRDPVTGPLNI; encoded by the exons ATGGCAAATACGAAAGGGGCTGCTAACTTTAGGAACTCGGCATCTAGTGGAAAACAGTCGTTCCTTCCTCCGAAAAGCCCCTTTCCGACCATGCCTGTGTCTTATTCTGACTATGGGACCATAGGATCGAAGGGCATCCCAAAACCAAGGGAGGGCCACAGACACCATCAGCGCACTTCATCTGAGAGCTTTCTTGAGGAGCAGCCATCGTGGCTTGATGAGCTGCTTAATGAGCCGGAGACACCCGTGAAGAGGGGAGCTCATCGCCGCTCGACAAGCGACTCTTTTGCGTACTTGGATGGAGCTAATATTTATGCTAACATGGAAAACTTATCACAGGAGGAAGGCAGGCAGCGGGGCATCACCTCACAAACTTTGTGGGGAGCTCAGGACTTTGATCGCCAACATGCTCCTTATTATGCTGAGGCAAATTCATTTGGGAAACCTCAGAATAGAGGATGGGAAACCATGAACATGGTTAATTATCCAAGTGGTGCTCTATTGGCGAAGGACAAGACTGTGCATCCAGGGTCAACATGTGTTCCAAGGGATGCTGATGCAGCAACATCTAATGTTACTGAGAAGAAGGAGCAGGAGCAATCTCCACAAGATTCAAAGGGTATCTctgaaagaaagaaggaaggcTCCCATGCTAAGCAGTTTGATGTGGACCCAAAACGAGTTAAACA GCAATTTGCTCAGCGCTCTCGGGTGCGAAAACTCCAGTACATTGCTGAACTGGAGAGAAATGTTCAAGCCTTGCAG GCAGAAGGAATGGAAGTTTCAGCTGAACTGGAATTTCTGGATCAGCAGAATCTTATATTGAACTTGGAGAACAAAGCCTTGAAGCAACGATTGGACAGTTTGGCTCAGGAGCATCTTATAAAACGAT TCCAGCAGGAGATGTTGGAGCGAGAAATTGCCCGGCTTCGATCATTGTATCAACAGCAGCAGCAACAATTGCAACAACCACCTGCTCCAACCCATGGTCGCAGTAGCAGTAGAGATCTCGAGTCACGATTCGCCAATCTCTCTTTGAAACACGAAGACCCGAATTCTGGGCGGGACCCAGTCACAGGTCCTCTCAATATTTGA
- the LOC105038688 gene encoding uncharacterized protein has protein sequence MEKSSRAVALMLVLVVVAAAAVIPVHAGMSPAACKAERRVGINACKAVLYGQLPSPQCCERVRVSHVECVCPLVTPKLAALVDVDRAIRLIEGCGRRVPHHFKCGSLTTP, from the exons ATGGAGAAGAGTTCAAGAGCTGTAGCTCTAATGCTAGTCTTGGTGGTGGTGGCGGCAGCGGCAGTGATACCCGTGCATGCGGGGATGAGCCCAGCTGCATGCAAGGCCGAGCGGCGGGTAGGTATCAATGCATGCAAGGCAGTGCTATATGGGCAGCTGCCGAGCCCGCAGTGCTGCGAGCGGGTGCGAGTGAGCCATGTCGAGTGTGTGTGCCCCCTCGTCACTCCCAAACTGGCTGCTCTCGTCGACGTCGACCGTGCCATCAGGCTCATCGAAGGGTGCGGCCGGCGGGTGCCGCACCACTTCAAGTGTGGCA GTCTCACTACTCCTTGA